Proteins found in one Sorghum bicolor cultivar BTx623 chromosome 1, Sorghum_bicolor_NCBIv3, whole genome shotgun sequence genomic segment:
- the LOC8059292 gene encoding ubiquitin-conjugating enzyme E2 4 encodes MSSPSKRREMDLMKLMMSDYKVEMVNDGMQEFFVEFKGPTESIYQGGVWKVRVELPDAYPYKSPSIGFINKIYHPNVDEMSGSVCLDVINQTWSPMFDLVNVFEVFLPQLLLYPNPSDPLNGEAAALMMRDRPAYEQKVKEYCEKYAKPEDAGITPEDKSSDEELSEEEDDSGDEAILGNPDP; translated from the exons ATGTCGTCCCCGAGCAAGCGCCGTGAGATGGACCTCATGAAGCT GATGATGAGCGACTACAAGGTGGAGATGGTGAACGACGGGATGCAGGAATTCTTCGTAGAATTTAAGGGGCCGACCGAAA GTATCTACCAAGGTGGTGTCTGGAAGGTTAGGGTAGAACTGCCTGATGCATATCCTTACAAATCCCCCTCCATTGGCTTCATCAACAAGATTTATCACCCGAATGTCGATGAGAT GTCTGGCTCTGTCTGTTTGGATGTCATCAACCAGACATGGAGCCCAATGTTTG ATCTAGTAAATGTTTTTGAAGTATTCCTTCCACAGCTTTTACTGTATCCGAATCCTTCTGATCCATTAAATGGGGAGGCTGCAGCACTGATGATGCGTGATCGTCCTGCTTATGAACAGAAAGTGAAAG AGTATTGTGAAAAGTATGCCAAACCAGAGGACGCTGGCATCACTCCGGAAGACAAATCCAGCGACGAAGAGCTTAGTGAGGAGGAAGATGACTCCGGGGATGAAGCTATACTTGGCAATCCTGATCCTTAG
- the LOC110431674 gene encoding zinc finger BED domain-containing protein RICESLEEPER 2-like: MAPRPSRGHAPLRNGAGGGGVQPSAAEGPLATTCDEWTGNDDFIAAGLSPERDDDGRDPFDVFVDASGGGGSQPPVNDVDPVDAVDSNTHTTSTGVNGNGDGNATPSPSSGTCGKRRSKCWETFDEVFEMINGNRVRVKAICKICKKVLSGRSAAGTGHILRHAKGCLAKLDQQNKVQSRLAFSSDGALHNWNYDPTVARTELCRLIARLDLPLGFGDTDAFEEYIVRAHNPRFVRSSRRTTTRDLDKLFAERRAMIRNCVHASSSVALTSDIWSGNAKEDYICVVAHYVNSNWELQKKIIGLRLIEVKHNGENISAAIASVVEEYGLIDKIFSITLDNASSNAKAMETLTPMFAGYLGPDPAPDDDDPINRSYSLVHQRCACHIINLIVKSALKRIKPYIEDFRTAINFLNSSNQRVAMFKNYCEAKGMRPRKFGLDMDVRWNATYLMLKHLVPYREVFSVFINSNYGSALLSQAHWHVAEKILEFLELFYDCTVTLSGVYYPTSPLVLHHVLEIATHLHACERDLNLRAFVFPMQSKFLKYWKDIPMLYSFAFILDPRAKLRGMQRVLHLLHECSGTDYTVYYADVKTELHKLFEKYLRKYGASSNQRVAGPTPVTGKRKQAWGRIFGGSDLPGPSSACSSSQSTASELASYLDSDCITSYEDGFDIILWWRDHKLTYPILAIMARDIMSVPVSTCSSESCFSLSGRILEERRRSLKPEHVEMLTLLKDWELGEKREQHQAADNKEIEDAFENLFLDEPEVADEGTGG; this comes from the coding sequence ATGGCACCGCGGCCAAGTCGTGGCCACGCACCGTTGAGGAATGgtgctggaggaggaggagtacaGCCGTCCGCGGCCGAGGGCCCCTTGGCGACGACGTGCGACGAGTGGACAGGGAATGACGACTTCATCGCTGCTGGGTTGTCCCCGGAGAGGGACGATGACGGCCGTGACCCCTTTGATGTGTTTGTCGACGCATCCGGTGGCGGCGGGTCACAGCCTCCCGTGAACGACGTCGATCCCGTCGATGCGGTGGACTCCAACACCCACACCACGAGCACTGGTGTTAATGGTAATGGTGATGGTAATGctactccttctccttcctctggtACATGTGGTAAGCGACGGTCTAAGTGTTGGGAAACATTTGATGAGGTTTTTGAGATGATAAATGGTAATCGTGTGCGTGTTAAAGCTATCTGTAAGATTTGTAAAAAAGTTTTGAGTGGTAGATCTGCTGCTGGTACTGGCCATATTCTTAGGCACGCTAAAGGTTGCCTTGCTAAACTTGATCAGCAAAATAAGGTTCAGTCTCGACTAGCTTTTAGTTCTGATGGGGCTTTGCATAATTGGAACTATGATCCTACTGTTGCTAGAACTGAACTGTGTAGATTGATTGCTAGGCTTGATCTTCCTCTTGGTTTTGGTGACACTGATGCATTTGAAGAATACATTGTTCGTGCTCATAATCCAAGATTTGTTAGATCATCTAGAAGAACCACCACTAGAGATCTAGATAAGTTATTTGCTGAACGTCGTGCTATGATTAGGAACTGTGTGCATGCTTCATCATCTGTTGCTTTGACTTCTGACATATGGTCTGGTAATGCTAAGGAGGATTACATATGTGTTGTTGCTCACTATGTAAATTCTAACTGGGAGTTGCAAAAGAAGATTATAGGTCTTAGGTTGATTGAAGTTAAGCATAATGGTGAAAACATTTCTGCTGCCATTGCATCTGTGGTTGAGGAATATGGCTTGATTGATAAGATCTTTTCTATCACTTTAGATAATGCATCTTCCAATGCTAAGGCAATGGAAACTTTGACACCCATGTTTGCTGGTTATCTTGGTCCTGACCCTGcacctgatgatgatgatcctaTTAATAGATCTTACAGTCTTGTGCATCAACGTTGTGCTTGTCACATTAttaatttgatagttaaatctgCACTAAAAAGAATCAAACCTTATATAGAGGACTTTAGAACTGCAATTAATTTCTTGAACTCCTCTAATCAAAGAGTTGCTATGTTTAAGAACTACTGTGAAGCTAAAGGTATGAGGCCTAGAAAATTTGGCTTAGACATGGATGTTAGATGGAATGCTACTTATCTCATGCTTAAACATTTGGTTCCTTATCGTGAAGTATTTTCTGTGTTCATAAATTCAAATTATGGTAGTGCCCTGTTGTCTCAAGCTCATTGGCATGTGGCTGAGAAAATATTGGAGTTCCTGGAACTCTTTTATGACTGTACTGTTACACTATCTGGTGTTTATTATCCTACCAGTCCTCTTGTTCTGCACCATGTTCTGGAGATTGCAACTCATTTACATGCTTGTGAAAGAGATCTTAATCTGAGAGCCTTTGTGTTTCCTATGCAAAGTAAGTTTCTTAAGTATTGGAAGGACATTCCTATGTTATATTCATTTGCATTCATTCTTGACCCTAGAGCTAAGCTCAGAGGTATGCAAAGGGTCCTCCATTTACTTCATGAATGTAGTGGTACTGATTACACTGTTTACTATGCTGATGTGAAAACTGAGTTGCATAAATTGTTTGAGAAATATTTGAGAAAGTATGGTGCATCCTCTAATCAAAGAGTTGCTGGTCCTACCCCAGTCACTGGTAAGAGAAAACAGGCTTGGGGGAGAATTTTTGGAGGATCAGATCTACCTGGTCCTTCATCTGCCTGTTCTTCTTCTCAATCTACTGCTTCTGAACTTGCAAGCTATTTGGACAGCGACTGCATAACTTCTTATGAGGATGGTTTTGACATTATCCTATGGTGGCGTGATCACAAACTAACCTATCCCATCCTGGCTATTATGGCCAGAGATATCATGTCAGTTCCTGTTTCCACCTGTTCTTCAGAGTCTTGTTTCAGTTTATCTGGAAGGATCCTAGAAGAACGACGCCGAAGCTTGAAACCCGAACATGTGGAGATGCTAACCTTGTTGAAGGACTGGGAGCTAGGAGAGAAGAGGGAACAACATCAAGCTGCTGATAACAAGGAAATCGAAGATGCCTTTGAGAATTTGTTCCTGGATGAACCTGAAGTTGCAGATGAGGGTACTGGTGGCTGA